A portion of the Sabethes cyaneus chromosome 3, idSabCyanKW18_F2, whole genome shotgun sequence genome contains these proteins:
- the LOC128744330 gene encoding zinc finger TRAF-type-containing protein 1 homolog yields MADSLVETPASSSSHLINIGGMNQLPADLQPGSSSGSSSIASSSASSVVASSSSSSSSSSSASALLISVATQPPSHGLNLSEQIMTPSQELNLSLANAGNNGGQLESKESQKSGRPSDCPDEDEPEAKRKKIDKPTTKMIEKLEARLGGILCCAVCLDLPRTAMYQCTMGHLMCAGCFTHLLADGRLRDQNATCPNCRTEISKNNSSRNLAVEKAVSELPSECQYCGNEFPNKSVEYHENNECEERPTDCAFARIGCQWRGPIHEVPSHEANCVHPKKSGAEVMVALQAHDARAAEEKKLFLTLIDLLSYEKIIFNDLQMKPYRTDEYVHRLYYETSRFSAFNHQWVVKAIINKSQRDPHQSCDRDITYQLILKSKTTSPLPMHFFVLRGPFSDIKVDTQIYKHDFTETETESPFHLMPLPDTAECNRLLAAKAINFRLIMFLASK; encoded by the exons ATGGCAGACAGTTTGGTGGAAACGCCTGCTTCCAGCTCAAGTCATTTAATCAATATTGGAGGAATGAATCAACTTCCTGCTGATTTGCAACCAGGCTCGTCGTCTGGAAGCTCGTCGATTGCCTCTTCCTCGGCTTCGTCCGTTGTTGCTTCCTCGTCCTcttcatcctcatcctcatccagTGCCTCGGCATTATTGATTTCTGTGGCTACTCAACCACCGAGCCACGGTCTAAATTTGAGTGAGCAAATCATGACCCCAAGTCAGGAACTGAATCTCAGCCTTGCCAACGCTGGCAACAATGGCGGCCAGCTAGAGTCTAAAGAGTCGCAGAAATCGGGTCGCCCATCGGACTGTCCCGACGAGGATGAACCTGAAGCTAAACGAAAGAAAATCGATAAACCTACGACTAAAATGATCGAAAAGTTGGAGGCCCGTCTCGgtggcatcctgtgctgtgcCGTCTGCTTGGATCTGCCAAGGACTGCGATGTATCAG TGCACAATGGGCCATTTGATGTGCGCCGGATGTTTCACCCATCTGCTGGCAGATGGTCG GCTGCGCGATCAGAATGCAACCTGTCCGAACTGTCGCACCGAAATCAGCAAAAATAACTCGTCCCGGAACTTGGCCGTTGAAAAGGCCGTTTCGGAGTTGCCCAGCGAGTGTCAGTACTGTGGCAACGAGTTCCCGAATAAATCGGTCGAATATCACGAAAACAATGAGTGCGAAGAGCGGCCAACCGATTGCGCGTTTGCCCGGATCGGATGCCAGTGGCGTGGACCGATCCACGAGGTTCCGTCGCACGAAGCCAATTGCGTGCATCCGAAGAAATCCGGCGCCGAAGTTATGGTGGCTTTGCAGGCCCACGATGCTCGTGCTGCCGAGGAGAAGAAGCTTTTCCTCACATTGATCGATCTCTTGAGTTACGAGAAGATAATCTTCAATG ATCTCCAAATGAAGCCGTACCGCACGGATGAGTACGTTCATCGTTTGTATTATGAAACTTCGCGTTTTTCCGCTTTCAACCATCAATGGGTTGTGAAGGCTATCATCAACAAGAGCCAACGGGATCCGCACCAGTCGTGCGATCGAGACATCACTTATCAG TTGATTCTGAAGTCGAAAACCACCAGTCCGCTGCCGATGCATTTCTTTGTGCTCAGAGGTCCATTCTCGGATATTAAAGTGGACACTCAGATCTATAAGCATGACTTTACCGAAACCGAAACGGAGAGTCCGTTCCATCTGATGCCGTTACCTGATACGGCCGAGTGCAACCGGCTGCTGGCAGCGAAGGCGATTAACTTCAG GCTTATCATGTTTTTGGCATCGAAGTAA